The proteins below come from a single Mercenaria mercenaria strain notata chromosome 3, MADL_Memer_1, whole genome shotgun sequence genomic window:
- the LOC123525273 gene encoding ethylmalonyl-CoA decarboxylase-like yields the protein MLIQSIVKVLLPAAGQSIHSRCICHRSLSSLSELRNQFQKLPGGSVDLAKDETSGIATVIINNPGRKNAFTGKMMVDFYDCVSDLEKWVTGKCVILAGCDGTFCSGGDLQTVQANLSNGEEMSELMQNATARLFNLPLVSVAAIDGHALGGGAELATACDFRIMKPTAKVGFVQVKLNIATGWGGCTRLVELLGRTKALRLLSSGMIMNAETAYRIGFADDILDENGDIVELGKQWLIENCIGNAAATRVIKQMVLAGVQFDEAASLKCERQLFCQVWGKETHREALSMNKKHK from the exons GCCAGTCTATTCATAGCAGGTGCATATGTCATCGGAGTTTAAGTTCTCTGAGTGAATTACGAAATCAGTTTCAAAAGTTACCAGGTGGATCTGTAGACCTGGCGAAGGATGAGACATCTGGAATAGCAACGGTCATCATAAATAATCCTGGCAGGAAAAATGCATTTACGG GTAAAATGATGGTGGATTTTTATGATTGTGTCAGTGACTTGGAGAAGTGGGTCACAGGAAAATGCGTCATACTTGCAGGCTGTGACGGTACTTTCTGTTCTGGTGGTGACCTTCAAACTGTACAGGCAAATCTATCTAATGGAGAAGAAATGAGTGAATTAATGCAAAATGCAACAGCGAGACTATTTAACTTACCTCTGGTCAGTGTGGCAGCAATCGATGGACATGCTCTCGGAGGTGGTGCTGAACTGGCCACAGCTTGTGATTTTAGAATAATGAAGCCGACAGCTAAGGTTGGTTTTGTGCAAGTGAAACTGAATATTGCAACAGGATGGGGAGGATGTACTAGACTTGTAGAACTGTTGGGAAGAACAAAGGCTTTAAGACTTTTATCATCAGGAATGATAATGAATGCTGAGACAGCTTATAGAATAGGCTTTGCTGATGATATTTTAGACGAAAACGGAGATATTGTTGAATTAGGTAAACAATGGTTGATAGAGAACTGTATAGGTAATGCTGCTGCAACTAGAGTTATAAAACAAATGGTTCTTGCTGGAGTGCAGTTTGATGAAGCTGCATCATTAAAGTGTGAGAGGCAGTTGTTTTGTCAAGTATGGGGAAAGGAAACACATCGTGAAGCTCTTAGTatgaataaaaaacataaatga